In Conger conger chromosome 12, fConCon1.1, whole genome shotgun sequence, one DNA window encodes the following:
- the LOC133142073 gene encoding glutamate receptor ionotropic, NMDA 1 isoform X9, with amino-acid sequence MMREFRWNHIILIVSDDHEGRAAQKRLETLLEERETKNKKRNYENLDQLSYDNKRGPKAEKVLQFSQDTNLTALLLEAKELEARVIILSASEEDAAAVYKAARYLNMTGSGYVWLVGEREMSGKALSEAPDGLIGLQLINGKNESAHINDAVAVVAQSIQELLEKENITEPPRGCVGNTNIWKTGPLFKRVLMSSKYPEGLTGRVEFNDDGDRKFAHYSILNYQKSRLIQVGIYNGTQVVLNNQRKIIWPGGETEKPRGFQMSTRLKIVTIHQEPFVYVKPTMQDGTCMEEMTLNGVLIKKVICTGPNETVPGNNTGRPIVPQCCYGFCIDLLIKLAMTMNFTYEVHLVGDGKFGTQERVNNSNKKEWNGMMGELLGGLADMIVAPLTINNERAQYIEFSKPFKYQGLTILVKKEIPRSTLDSFMQPFQSTLWLLVGLSVHVVAVMLYLLDRFSPFGRFKVNSEEEEEDALTLSSAMWFSWGVLLNSGIGEGAPRSFSARILGMVWAGFAMIIVASYTANLAAFLVLDRPEERITGINDPRLRNPSDKFIYATVKQSSVDIYFRRQVELSTMYRHMEKHNYESAAEAIQAVRDNKLHAFIWDSAVLEFEASQKCDLVTTGELFFRSGFGIGMRKDSPWKQNVSLAILSSHENGFMEDLDKTWVRYQECDSRSNAPATLTFENMAGVFMLVAGGIAAGIFLIFIEIAYKRHKDARRKQMQLAFAAVNVWRKNLQPSSSLEKQDDRKGGRADPDPKKKTSFRSISTSLASSIKRRRSSKDTQYPPTDITGQLNLSDPSVSTVV; translated from the exons ATGATGCGCGAGTTCCGCTGGAACCACATCATCCTCATCGTCAGCGACGACCACGAGGGCCGGGCCGCCCAGAAGAGGCTGGAGACCCtgctggaagagagggagaccaag aataaaaaaaggaacTATGAAAACCTCGACCAACTGTCCTATGACAACAAGCGAGGACCCAAG GCAGAGAAAGTTCTGCAGTTCAGCCAAGACACAAACCTTACCGCCCTGCTTCTGGAGGCTAAGGAGCTGGAGGCGCGGGTCATCATCCTGTCCGCCAG TGAAGAGGACGCGGCGGCGGTCTACAAGGCTGCTCGCTACCTGAACATGACGGGCTCCGGTTACGTCTGgctggtgggagagagggagatgtcGGGTAAAGCTCTCAGTGAGGCTCCAGACG GTCTCATTGGCCTACAGCTCATCAACGGGAAGAACGAGTCGGCCCACATCAACGACGCCGTGGCCGTGGTGGCACAGTCCATCCAGGAGCTCCTGGAGAAGGAGAACATCACCGAGCCGCCCCGGGGCTGCGTGGGCAACACCAACATCTGGAAGACCGGGCCTCTGTTCAAGCG AGTGCTTATGTCATCGAAGTACCCAGAAGGCCTAACGGGACGTGTGGAGTTCAACGACGACGGAGACAGGAAGTTTGCGCACTACAGCATTCTCAACTACCAGAAAAGCCGACTGATTCAAGTGGGCATATACAATGGCACGCAA GTTGTGCTGAACAATCAGAGGAAGATCATTTGGCCCGGAGGAGAGACTGAAAAACCAAGAGGATTCCAGATGTCAACAAGACTGAAG ATAGTGACCATTCATCAGGAACCCTTTGTGTATGTAAAACCTACCATGCAGGACGGCACCTGCATGGAAGAGATGACGCTTAATGGAGTCTTAATTAAAAAGGTGATCTGCACTGGCCCCAATGAGACCGTCCCAGGTAACAACAC AGGACGCCCAATTGTCCCGCAATGCTGTTATGGCTTCTGCATCGACCTTCTAATTAAGCTGGCGATGACCATGAACTTCACCTACGAGGTGCACCTAGTCGGCGACGGGAAGTTCGGTACGCAGGAGCGG GTAAATAACAGCAATAAGAAGGAGTGGAATGGCATGATGGGAGAGCTGCTGGGCGGCCTGGCGGATATGATCGTTGCCCCGCTCACCATTAACAACGAGCGGGCACAGTACATCGAGTTCTCCAAGCCCTTTAAATATCAGGGGCTCACCATCCTCGTCAAAAAG gaaaTCCCGCGCAGCACGCTGGACTCGTTCATGCAGCCGTTTCAGAGCACGCTGTGGCTGTTGGTGGGTCTGTCGGTGCACGTGGTGGCTGTGATGCTGTACCTACTAGACCGATTCAG CCCATTTGGGAGGTTCAAAGTAAAcagtgaagaagaagaagaagacgccCTCACCCTTTCCTCTGCCATGTGGTTCTCCTGGGGAGTGCTGTTGAACTCTGGGATTGGAGAAG GCGCACCGCGCAGCTTCTCAGCGAGGATCCTGGGAATGGTGTGGGCAGGGTTTGCCATGATCATAGTGGCCTCCTACACTGCCAACCTGGCAGCTTTCCTAGTGCTGGACCGGCCTGAGGAACGCATCACTGGCATCAATGACCCTCGG CTACGCAACCCGTCCGACAAATTCATCTACGCCACGGTGAAGCAGAGCTCTGTGGACATCTACTTCCGGCGGCAGGTGGAGCTGAGCACCATGTACCGCCACATGGAGAAACACAACTACGAGAGCGCCGCTGAGGCCATCCAGGCCGTGCGCGACAA caagCTGCATGCTTTCATCTGGGACTCTGCGGTGCTGGAGTTTGAAGCTTCGCAGAAGTGCGACCTGGTGACCACGGGAGAGCTGTTTTTCCGTTCGGGGTTTGGCATAGGCATGCGCAAGGACAGCCCGTGGAAACAGAACGTGTCCCTGGCCATTCTCAG TTCCCATGAGAATGGCTTCATGGAGGACCTGGACAAAACCTGGGTGAGATACCAGGAGTGTGACTCCAGGAGCAATGCCCCGGCCACACTCACCTTTGAGAACATGGCAG GTGTGTTTATGCTGGTCGCCGGAGGCATTGCGGCAGGAatcttcctcatcttcatcgAGATTGCCTACAAACGGCACAAAGACGCCCGCAGGAAGCAGATGCAGCTGGCCTTTGCGGCCGTCAATGTCTGGAGGAAGAATCTGCAG CCTTCTTCCTCTCTAGAGAAACAGGAT gaTAGGAAAGGTGGTAGAGCAGATCCTGACCCCAAAAAGAAAACCTCTTTTAGGTCCATCAGTACCTCCCTGGCCTCCAGCATCAAGAGACGTAGGTCCTCCAAAGACACG